In Helianthus annuus cultivar XRQ/B chromosome 8, HanXRQr2.0-SUNRISE, whole genome shotgun sequence, a single genomic region encodes these proteins:
- the LOC110870067 gene encoding uncharacterized protein LOC110870067, which produces MPSPSNIKDMQKLAGRLAALNRFLADHAAKSFPFIKTLPNCMKKSQFQWTPEAESAFREMKACLIKLPTLTAPNKGEPLVLYLAASDRAVGAVLLVDRQGTQTPVYYVSRTLTDPETRYAIMEKLVLALIHASRRLRRYFANHVIHVLTNYNIGNILARPQISGRLAKWAIELVGHNVVFRPRPSIKGQVLADFMTEVPDDKDRECKAMEKAEKKQVEEPWLLYTDGASNEDGAGAGLRLISPDKHEFTYAIRLDFNSTNNEAEYEAFLAGLRLAIKMGVRHIEAHVDSMLVAGQINGQYEAKGDTMALYLSQAKTLLQTFYSYKVHHINRSENKPADALSKLASTSFQHLAKDVRIEVLSNPSVPLREVSVIQTGTTFWMTPTIMYLQSGIFPENKAEARKIQYKAEHYQMADGILYRKSYLGPLLRCVDAEDANYLIREVHEGICGIHAGPRMVVAKVMNAGYYWPGMHLDAVKELRKCSGCQRHAPKTMRPKNKLVPVTTAWPFQQWGIDMVGPFPEAPGAVKFIIAAVDYFTKWV; this is translated from the coding sequence ATGCCTTCCCCGTCAAACATCAAAGACATGCAAAAATTAGCAGGGCGACTAGCCGCGCTCAATCGTTTCCTGGCTGACCATGCTGCAAAATCCTTTCCGTTCATCAAAACTTTGCCCAATTGTATGAAGAAGAGCCAGTTTCagtggactccggaagcagagagcgcgttccgcgagatgaaagcTTGCCTCATCAAACTACCAACActaaccgcaccaaacaaaggAGAACCTTTGGTACTTTACCTGGCAGCTTCCGATAGGGCAGTCGGAGCAGTCTTACTGGTCGATCGTCAGGGTACCCAGACACCAGTCTACTATGTGTCACGAACCCTGACCGACCCAGAAACCCGGTATGCCATCATGGAAAAGCTAGTCCTTGCACTGATTCATGCTTCAAGACGGCTGCGCAGGTACTTCGCCAATCACGTTATCCATGTGCTAACAAATTACAACATTGGCAACATCCTCGCAAGACCACAAATATCAGGAAGACTAGCAAAATGGGCGATAGAGCTAGTAGGTCACAATGTGGTTTTCAGACCACGACCATCAATCAAAGGCCAAGTCTTGGCAGACTTTATGACAGAAGTTCCAGATGACAAAGATCGAGAATGTAAGGCAATGGAAAAAGCTGAGAAAAAACAAGTAGAAGAGCCATGGTTGTTATACACAGACGGCGCGTCTAACGAAGACGGAGCAGGTGCAGGGCTTAGGCTGATAAGCCCCGACAAGCATGAATTCACATATGCAATACGCCTGGATTTTAATAGCACGAACAACGAAGCCGAGTATGAAGCTTTCCTGGCTGGCTTGCGATTGGCGATCAAAATGGGGGTCCGACACATCGAAGCGCATGTGGACTCCATGTTAGTAGCGGGGCAAATCAACGGCCAATACGAAGCCAAGGGGGATACAATGGCACTCTATCTCAGCCAAGCAAAAACGTTGCTACAAACCTTCTATTCctacaaggtgcaccacataaacagaagcgagaaTAAGCCAGCAGACGCACTGAGCAAACTCGCATCAACTAGTTTTCAACACCTAGCAAAGGATGTGCGCATAGAAGTTTTGAGCAACCCATCCGTTCCACTCAGAGAAGTAAGCGTCATCCAAACAGGGACAACTTTTTGGATGACCCCAACAATCATGTACCTTCAATCAGGAATTTTCCCGGAAAACAAAGCAGAGGCAAGAAAAATCCAATACAAGGCCGAGCACTATCAGATGGCTGACGGAATTTTATACAGGAAGTCATACCTAGGCCCGTTGCTAAGATGCGTAGACGCCGAAGATGCAAACTACTTAATCCGGGAAGTTCATGAAGGAATTTGTGGTATTCATGCCGGGCCTCGAATGGTGGTGGCAAAAGTGATGAACgccgggtactactggcccgggatgcattTAGACGCTGTAAAAGAGTTAAGGAAGTGCAGTGGATGCCAGAGACACGCGCCCAAGACCATGCGCCCCAAAAACAAACTAGTAccagtcacaaccgcatggccctttcaacaatggggcatagacatggtaggTCCTTTCCCAGAAGCACCAGGGGCGGTCAAATTCATAATAGCCGCAGTCgactatttcaccaaatgggtatAG
- the LOC110872941 gene encoding structural maintenance of chromosomes flexible hinge domain-containing protein GMI1 produces the protein MDDHRHSLTPQKRPNDGYIWRFNKRTPDSGGGSSRNAVSGGSRRVYKLKILLPNGMTVSVKIPEGTESITVKDLANRVKEQCHRAIQAEKTSNPKKSVKWDADLCFIDDYDRVFRNCLKLTKLEMNRVYNLRLDDGSPPATIYENMWDLTPDTELLMELPEEYTFETALADLIDNSLQAVWANDESDLRLISVEISNEKISIFDSGPGMDSTSIEKWGKMGASLHRAYKTQAIGGKPPYLKPAFGMFGYGGFIASMHLGRRTEVSSKTKSGKKVYMLHLERDALVSGSVSGSKACWRTYGGLRDPTNDELELSPGGSFTKVEIFDPKMRSDNITRLKCKLKDIYFPYIQCDDLSKKGRTIMPIEFQVNGDDLAEIPGGEVALTNLASCNGPEFVLQIRFKLNHDDATMTSSQGTRSSNEANARLRCVYLPVKEGKESIESVTKALSKIGYDHIEEFRSFRHVSCRRLGRLLPDARWAWLPFMDFRQRKTDRSQVFVKKSCMRVKCFIETDAGFSPTPSKTDFAHQNPFTTALRNLGSNQSSEKDSGVDIDIRRDGKSLNLTQLDKQYQLWLREMHERYDEEDNCGIDEPVLIVNPLNKKALHISRSSDVVRVHKAFRRNGKSWKSGQKIKILKGACAGFHNQNVYATFECILLEGFIEDAGGDAWIICRTIDISEKDGCLLESVEGNPKFDLRKSVSIPINVIDSGKCLAIEDSEWNNQIEKQQKNCPSSIGILNTRQCRMLGIESLLPDEPETYANDVSPSEIVAVVRPATYKSETPSKHLDQKYMMKDNFEMSLVITYSRNNKPQDEKNIYSGRVGPTSIKDFHGLYVFKPRSKSHPLFQKAGVYTFAFSIRNSSCEKRVVKVQVKASRDVYKWALAKKISRHNLMVGCPCKPISVSMFDKYDNQIPFLKLPDISIKINCPNDTRVHISEYSPSISIDKLGLVIEDLVIESSDLDNIGPSYDATMVLSLSDNSHLDIPIKVLPGSVQHFTVQPENFEKQLIPGTVVKDLNLELFDAYGNHVQENEKVEFRVEGFCWLDSSFSSKKVDACGCIALSGLLRVTEGFGRRVSLSICSNEKTTISKEWQVEKRRLRILSEMPESCFAGSQLEHLVFEVVNSKGEVDVNFHDEDEIRQSHTLVIKSQFTDISESVKYVFREGRCIIPAVPVPSKNGEFTFVVAHSRYPDLQLTLKVLVELPLEMEPLNIGPNNAISLMESQTPINFKSPQQCTPETMDICHATARVQEMDMESCLEFRKDLEDDIIAIGSRIGKVEAEIKWLEDEQRQIEVSLSELEGIRNQILSIDTYGSLGKNNIIARVESKANCAASLVMKHLKAMRVQDLCGLMGNIIGIVALLGTAPTFELSRLFAEYLGDQMLAVVCKHYEDVRLLESYQKNGKLNPDFALHMFAKELGQSIDGRYLVLCIEDIRACEVDKDVEGKLLFPDPTLPDGSRPAGFLGYAVNMINIEADHSDTKTDSGCGLRETLFYRLFGDTQVYETRDDMKRAISCIKDGAVSMDGGILRGNGAVSLGCLEPDVIFPVVPATNQISEKDTQVLKRYRELKSKLKETVAKLVKKRKSRESDLKRFYERRDLYAKYFTRDPSVSSNSTPSYDMHP, from the exons ATGGACGATCACCGTCACTCTCTAACGCCTCAAAAGCGGCCAAATGACGGTTACATATGGCGGTTTAACAAGCGAACGCCGGATTCCGGCGGAGGAAGTAGCCGGAACGCTGTTTCCGGTGGTTCACGGAGGGTTTACAAGTTGAAAATCCTGTTGCCGAACGGGATGACGGTATCGGTGAAGATACCGGAAGGAACGGAGTCGATTACTGTTAAGGATTTGGCTAATAGAGTGAAAGAGCAGTGTCATAGAGCTATACAAGCTGAAAAGACATCTAACCCTAAGAAAAGTGTAAAGTGGGATGCTGATTTGTGCTTTATTGATGATTATGATCGTGTTTTTAGAAATTGTCTTAAGTTAACAAAATTAGAGATGAACAGAGTTTATAATCTCAGGCTTGAT GATGGGTCTCCACCAGCAACAATCTATGAG AATATGTGGGATTTAACACCTGATACAGAGTTGCTAATGGAATTGCCTGAAGAGTACACTTTCGAAACTGCGCTGGCTGATTTAATT GACAATTCCTTGCAAGCAGTGTGGGCGAATGATGAAAGTGACCTGAGGTTAATAAG TGTCGAAATTTCAAATGAGAAGATATCAATTTTTGACTCAGGCCCGGGTATGGACTCTACGTCTATAGAGAAGTG GGGGAAGATGGGTGCTTCTCTACACCGGGCCTACAAAACACAAGCCATTGGTGGTAAGCCTCCATATCTAAAG CCTGCCTTTGGCATGTTTGGATATGGTGGCTTTATTGCATCAATGCATTTAGGAAG GCGCACAGAGGTTTCCTCAAAGACGAAAAGTGGTAAAAAAGTTTATATGTTACATCTTGAGAGAGATGCTCTTGTCAGTGGTTCTGTTTCTGGTTCAAAAGCATGCTGGAGG ACTTACGGTGGCCTTCGAGACCCCACAAATGACGAACTTGAATTATCTCCCGGGGGAagttttacaaag GTTGAAATTTTCGACCCAAAGATGAGAAGCGATAACATAACGCGGCTCAAATGCAAATTAAAGGATATTTACTTCCCCTATATCCAG TGTGATGACTTGTCCAAGAAAGGGAGAACTATTATGCCTATTGAATTTCAG GTTAATGGAGACGACCTAGCTGAAATTCCAGGTGGGGAGGTAGCTCTTACAAATCTAGCTTCATGCAATGGTCCAGAATTCGTGCTACAAATTCGTTTTAAATTGAATCATGACGATGCTACTATGACAAGTAGTCAAG GAACAAGATCATCTAATGAGGCAAATGCACGCCTTAGGTGTGTGTATCTCCCTGTTAAAGAG GGTAAAGAAAGCATTGAAAGTGTTACTAAAGCGCTGAGCAAAATTGGATATGACCACATCGAAGAATTCAGAAGTTTTAGGCATGTTTCTTGTAGACGATTAGGTCGTCTACTACCAGATGCTCGCTGG GCATGGCTTCCATTCATGGATTTCAGACAAAGAAAGACAGACAGATCACAAGTCTTCGTAAAGAAAAGCTGCATGAGAGTTAAATGTTTTATAG AGACGGACGCTGGTTTCAGCCCAACACCCTCTAAG ACTGATTTTGCGCATCAAAACCCTTTTACTACTGCATTGAGGAACCTGGGCAGTAATCAATCGTCGGAGAAAGATTCGG GCGTAGACATTGACATTCGAAGAGACGGGAAATCATTGAACCTGACACAATTGGATAAGCAGTACCAATTGTGGCTAAGGGAAATGCATGAAAGATATGACGAAGAAGACAATTGCGGAATTGATGAACCTGTTCTTATAGTAAACCCTTTAAACAAAAAGGCGCTTCATATATCCAGATCCAGTGATG TTGTGAGGGTTCATAAAGCTTTTAGGCGGAAcggaaaatcttggaaatcagggCAGAAAATCAAAATTCTCAAGGGGGCATGTGCTGGATTCCACAACCAGAATGTCTATGCTACATTTGAATGCATTCTCCTTGAAGGATTTATAGAGGATGCTGGCG GTGATGCATGGATAATATGCAG GACTATTGACATCTCAGAAAAAGATGGCTGTCTCCTTGAATCTGTTGAAGGAAATCCAAAATTTGATTTGAGAAAATCTGTATCAATACCGATAAATGTCATTGATTCCGGAAAG TGTTTAGCGATTGAAGATTCTGAATGGAATAACCAAATCGAGAAGCAACAGAAGAATTGCCCTTCCTCAATTGGGATTTTAAATACAAGGCAATGTCGCATGCTGGGAATAGAATCG TTATTACCTGATGAACCTGAAACTTATGCAAATGATGTATCACCCAGTGAAATCGTTGCTGTGGTCCGTCCTGCTACTTATAAATCTGAGACTCCCTCCAAACATTTGGATCAGAAATATATGATGAAAGATAACTTTGAGATGTCACTAGTCATTACATATTCTAGAAACAATAAACCTCAGGACGAAAAGAATATCTACTCTGGACGTGTAGGACCTACATCAATAAAAGACTTTCATGGTTTGTATGTGTTCAAACCAAGAAGCAAGTCACATCCTCTGTTTCAGAAAGCTGGCGTTTATACATTCGCCTTTTCTATT AGAAATTCAAGTTGTGAGAAACGTGTTGTGAAGGTCCAAGTGAAAGCATCACGTGATGTTTACAAATGGGCACTTGCCAAGAAGATTTCTCGTCATAATTTAAT GGTGGGTTGTCCATGCAAGCCCATTTCTGTGTCCATGTTTGATAAATACGATAATCAAATTCCGTTCTTGAAACTTCCGGATATATCCATCAAGATCAACTGCCCGAATGATACTAGGGTTCATATTAGTGAGTACAGCCCATCTATATCAATAGATAAGTTAGGCCTAGTAATCGAG GATTTGGTTATTGAGAGCTCCGATTTGGACAACATTGGGCCAAGTTATGATGCCACTATGGTGTTATCTCTGTCTGACAACTCACACTTAGATATCCCCATCAAAG TTCTTCCTGGATCCGTACAGCATTTTACAGTGCAACCAGAAAACTTTGAGAAGCAATTGATTCCAGGCACTGTAGTTAAGGATCTGAATTTGGAG TTATTTGATGCATACGGGAATCATgtacaagaaaatgaaaaggtgGAGTTTAGAGTGGAAGGATTTTGTTGGTTGGACAGTTCTTTTTCCAGTAAGAAGGTAGATGCTTGTGGGTGCATTGCTCTCAGTGGCCTGTTAAGAGTTACTGAAGGCTTTGGAAGACGCG TATCGCTGTCTATTTGTTCAAATGAGAAAACAACTATTAGCAAGGAGTGGCAGGTCGAGAAAAGGCGTCTGAGGATCTTGTCAGAG ATGCCCGAAAGCTGTTTTGCTGGTTCCCAACTTGAACACCTGgtgtttgaagttgtgaattcCAAGGGTGAAGTGGATGTAAACTTTCATGATGAAGATGAGATTCGACAATCACATACTCTTGTGATTAAATCACAGTTTACGGATATCAGTGAATCTGTCAAGTATGTTTTTCGTGAAGGCCGCTGCATAATTCCTGCAGTTCCTGTTCCTTCAAAGAATGGGGAGTTTACTTTTGTGGTTGCTCATTCTCGTTACCCCGACCTACAATTAACACTTAAG GTTCTCGTTGAACTTCCTTTGGAGATGGAGCCTCTGAATATAGGACCCAACAATGCCATCTCACTTATGGAATCTCAGACACCTATTAATTTTAAGAGTCCCCAGCAATGTACTCCAGAGACAATGGATATATGTCATGCTACGGCTAGGGTACAAGAAATGGACATGGAATCTTGTCTGGAATTTCGAAAG GACCTTGAGGACGACATTATTGCAATCGGTTCAAGGATTGGGAAAGTTGAAGCAGAAATTAAATGGCTCGAAGATGAGCAAAGACAAATTGAGGTCAGCTTGTCAGAACTTGAAG GTATCAGGAATCAAATTCTTAGTATTGACACATATGGTTCACTGGGGAAAAATAATATAATAGCACGGGTTGAATCTAAGGCTAATTGTGCTGCTTCCCTAGTCATGAAACACTTGAAAGCAATGCGAGTCCAAGATCTGTGTGGTTTGATGGGAAACATCATTGGCATTGTTGCACTTCTAGGAACAGCTCCCACTTTTGAGCTTAGCAG GCTATTTGCTGAGTATCTTGGAGATCAAATGCTTGCAGTGGTATGCAAACATTACGAGGACGTACGCTTACTTGAGAGCTATCAGAAGAATGGAAAGTTAAATCCAGATTTTGCACTTCACATGTTTGCAAAAGAACTTGGACAGTCGATAGATGGTCGCTACCTTGTTCTATGCATTGAAGACATCAG GGCATGTGAAGTGGATAAAGATGTTGAAGGAAAGCTTTTGTTTCCTGATCCTACACTTCCTGATGGATCCAGACCAGCAGGCTTTTTGGGCTATGCGGTAAATATGATAAACATAGAGGCTGATCACTCAGACACCAAAACAGACTCTGGTTGTGGCCTTCGAGAGACTTTATTTTATCGTCTTTTTGGTGACACACAAGTTTATGAAACCAGAGATGACATGAAACGTGCAATTTCCTGCATAAAAGATGGTGCAGTTTCAATGGATGGTGGGATTTTGAGAGGCAATGGAGCTGTGTCTCTAGGATGCTT GGAACCCGACGTTATATTCCCTGTAGTACCTGCAACAAATCAAATCTCTGAGAAAGACACGCAAGTTCTGAAACGTTATAGGGAACTGAAATCGAAACTGAAAGAGACGGTTGCTAAATTGGTTAAAAAAAGGAAATCTCGCGAGAGTGATTTGAAAAGGTTCTATGAGAGACGCGATTTATATGCCAAGTACTTTACTCGAGACCCGTCTGTGAGCTCCAACTCTACTCCCAGTTATGATATGCATCCCTGA